The Pseudalkalibacillus hwajinpoensis DNA window CCAGCACGACTATGCGGCAATGACACCATTTAAAAAGCCAATTGTTCCACAAATTATGCTTCTTGCGATTGTAACAGGTGCCATATCGAAATATTTACCTGGACCGGGAAGCAGTATAAAGAAACATAACGTTACTTATGCTAATCCGGTTCATCATTATGAAACGCTTCATTTTCAATTTGAGGTAGTTGACGTTTTGAGAGAAAATCACGAGGTTGTGATTAACGTTAATGGTACAAACGAAAAGGGAGATGCTATATTAGAAGGGCAGTTTACAGTAAGTCCACCATATCCTGTTAAGTCGTTGACGAAGACTACGTCTTTTGATAATTTCTAAAGAGCTTATAGGGCTCTTTTTTTTTTTTTTTTTGAGTTTTTAGCTCATTTCCTCCTTCCTTTCCTGGAACAAAATATGTATTTGGCAGGTAACCGCTTCCAAAACTCTTTTTGAATAAGTTCCTCTTTTGCCTTCACAAAAAAAATAGTATGATGATGGTAATCAGGTAAACATATAAAAAACATGCCTGGCGTTCGGTATCGGCATTGATGAATGGGGAAATTCGTTAGGGGGATTTTACAATGGCTCAAAAAGTTCTAGTTGTCGACGATGAAATATCAATTTTGACATTACTTCAATTTAATCTTGAACAGGCAGGTTACGAGGTCGTAACCGCTGAGAATGGGGCAGAAGCGCTGGAAATTGTAGTGGCAGAAAAGCCTAATTGCATCATCCTGGATCTGATGCTGCCTGAAATGGACGGCCTTGAAGTGTGTAAAGAACTGAGACAGCGTCACATTCATACACCTGTCCTAATGCTTACTGCTAAGGACGATGAATTTGATAAGGTACTTGGTCTTGAGCTTGGTGCCGATGACTACATGACTAAACCGTTTAGTCCAAGAGAAGTTGTCGCTCGTGTGAAGGCTATTCTTAGGAGGGTGAAGCAGCTCGAAGAATCGAAATCAGCATTTCAAATGGAAGAATCAGAAAAGATTCAGGTTGGTGAGTTAGAGGTTTATCCTAATAATTATGAGTCTTTCTTCCAGGGCCAGATTATGGAAGTTACGCCTAAAGAATTTGAACTTCTTGTCTACCTTATTCGTCACAAAGGGCGTGTTCTTACGAGAGAACAGCTTCTAAGTGCTGTGTGGAATTATGATTTTGTTGGAGACA harbors:
- a CDS encoding MaoC family dehydratase — its product is MLLGKKRKIGRMIEEITAGEKLEVTEKIEDRDLLLYLGLSNDNNPLFIQHDYAAMTPFKKPIVPQIMLLAIVTGAISKYLPGPGSSIKKHNVTYANPVHHYETLHFQFEVVDVLRENHEVVINVNGTNEKGDAILEGQFTVSPPYPVKSLTKTTSFDNF
- a CDS encoding response regulator transcription factor, which encodes MAQKVLVVDDEISILTLLQFNLEQAGYEVVTAENGAEALEIVVAEKPNCIILDLMLPEMDGLEVCKELRQRHIHTPVLMLTAKDDEFDKVLGLELGADDYMTKPFSPREVVARVKAILRRVKQLEESKSAFQMEESEKIQVGELEVYPNNYESFFQGQIMEVTPKEFELLVYLIRHKGRVLTREQLLSAVWNYDFVGDTRIVDVHVSHLREKIEQNTRKPEYIKTIRGLGYKLEEPSI